The nucleotide sequence TTACGAGATCGATGAGGGCCGCGGCTTCGTCAAGCTCCGCGGCACCATGCTGGCCGTCACCGTGGCCTCGCTGATCATCGTTGCGCTGCTTGCGGCCATGCTGGTCATCAGCGGCCCTGTGGCCGAAGCCGTCGGCAATGTCCTGGGCCTCGGCGGCGTGGCCCTGACCGTGTGGAACATCGCCAAATGGCCCGTCATTGTTGCGCTGGTCATTGTGGTCATTGCCATCCTCTACTACGCCACCCCGAACGTGCGTCAGCCAAAGTTCCGCTGGATGAGCCTTGGTTCGCTGATAGCCCTGCTCGTCTTCGTAGTGGCCTCTGTGGGCTTTGGGTTCTACGTGGGAAACTTCAGCAACTACAACAAGACCTACGGCGCGATCGGCGGCGTGATCGTCATGCTCCTGTGGCTCTGGATCCTGAACATGTCCCTGCTTTTCGGTGCCGAGTTCGACGCCGAAATGGAGCGGGGCCGTCAGCTGCAAGCGGGCATTGAGGCCGAGGAAACACTCCAGCTTCCGCCGCGCGACACCAAGAAGAGCGACAAGCTCCAGGAGAAGGAAGAGGAAGACATCCGGTTGGGCCGCGAACTGCGCGAGAAATACAGCGAGCAGGGCAACGGCCAGAACGGCAACGGCCAGGACACCAGCCGCCAGGACGGCCGTGGCGGTGCCACCTCCCGCGGGGGCAACGACAACAGCCGCTGAAGGAAGTGACGTTACCCCGGGCAGCTGCCTGCAGGCAGCTGCCCGGCGGCGTCTCCGGCCTCAGCCGCCCGTAGGGCCGCAGCCGTCTCCACGCCCAGGACACGGAGGTAGGCACCAAAACCGTGCGGTGCCCGGGAGGCGGTCCGTCCGGAAGTCACCACACGCATGCTGTCCGTGGCGGTAATGGCAAAACCCCTCCTGCGGAGCCGCTCCACAAGGGCCCGGTCCTCTGAGGAAAGCAGCGGCGGAAATCCGCCGGCCTGTCGGTAAGCCGACGCGCGGACGCCCAGGTTTGCGCCGTAGACATTCCCGTGCCTTTCCTCCCGCGGGTGCCGGAGGTGCCAGCTGCGCAGAAGTTCCGGATCCATGCCTTCGGAGTCCGGCTCTACGGATCCCAGCACCGCATCCCAGCCGGCATCCGCGAACTGGAGCTGGCGCACAAACCAGTCCTCCGGAACCTGCGAGTCGGCATCGGTGTTTGCCAGCCACGTGCTTTCAAGGAGTTCGCTGCCGAGGTGCCGGATGGCGGCCGCCACTCCCGCAGCCCTGCTGGCCCCGGCGTTGCGAAACCGCCGGCGCACCACCCTCACCCCCGCATGAGCCCCAGCGAACCGCTCCGCGATCTCCGCCGAACGGTCGGTGCAGTGGTCCAGGACCACCGTGAGTCCCACGGCCACGGACGGCCGTTGCCGGGCCAGCGCCTCAGTTGCGGCGGCCAGCGCGGAAAGGGCGGCCCCCAGGTGGTACTCCTCGTTATGGACCGGCATCACTGCTTCAACCCGGCAGATGAGCGGTGGGAAACTGTCAGGCGTCACGCTGGTCCGGCGCGATGAAGGTTTCGAGCACAAAGTCGCGCTCGCGGTAAATGCTGGCAGACGGCCACCGTAGCTGGCTCCGTGCCAGCGCGTGGACGGTGTCGCCGTCGAGCTCCCAGCCGGCAACCGGATGCCTCCAGTGGCAGAGCAGCAGCGTTCCGCCGGGAGACAGGGACCCGGAGATGCGGCTGAACAGCTCCTCCAGTTCGACGGCCGGAAGGTAGTAACCCATCTCGGAGACCACAATGAGGTCAAAGCTCCCCTCCGGCCACTGTTCCGGGAGGGTGAGCTGCCTGGCTTCGGCGCCCGGGTACCGGGCGAGCCGTTCGGCGGCGCTGGCCACGGCCGTGCCGCTGCAGTCCACGGCAAGGAACCGCCCGCAGCGCTTTGCCAGTTCCTCGCTCAGGGTGCCGATCGAGCAGCCGGCCTCCAGGCCGGCGTCGTACTTCTGTTCAGGGAGGGCGGCGAGGGTCAGGCTGCGTTTGCGCTGCTCATACCAGCTGTCCTGGTACCTCCACGGGTCCTCGGTGCTGCGGTGCAGGGCGTCGAAGACGGCTTCGGCGTCCCGGGCGCTTCGCCGCCCGGTGACCGGCGGCCGCCAGGCGAAGACTTCAAAGGGCCGGGAAAAATGTGCAAGGAACTGTTCTGACAGCAGCACCTCGTCCCCAGGCTGGTCGGAGAGCGGCAGCAGCTGGGAGGTGTGGGCGTGCAGGGCAGCACGTTTGGCGCGCTGTTCGCCGGGGCTCAGGGGCAGTCGGTTCCAGTTCCGCCAGGCCGTGTCCTCCGGCGTGGCCCACAGCCAGTACCAGATGGGGTATTCCAGCAGCCC is from Arthrobacter sp. QXT-31 and encodes:
- a CDS encoding YihY/virulence factor BrkB family protein, whose product is MATKEAPETSTAKAGSAPAPDDARKPDSPTDVDKPSWKYIFRKTMREFTNDQCPDLAAGLTYYAIFSMFPALLALVSLLGIFGQAEKTTAALLEIVQGVAPGQAVEMIRDPIQELTTSPAAGFTLIIGLATAIWSASGYVTAFGRAMNRIYEIDEGRGFVKLRGTMLAVTVASLIIVALLAAMLVISGPVAEAVGNVLGLGGVALTVWNIAKWPVIVALVIVVIAILYYATPNVRQPKFRWMSLGSLIALLVFVVASVGFGFYVGNFSNYNKTYGAIGGVIVMLLWLWILNMSLLFGAEFDAEMERGRQLQAGIEAEETLQLPPRDTKKSDKLQEKEEEDIRLGRELREKYSEQGNGQNGNGQDTSRQDGRGGATSRGGNDNSR
- a CDS encoding glycosyltransferase, whose amino-acid sequence is MPVHNEEYHLGAALSALAAATEALARQRPSVAVGLTVVLDHCTDRSAEIAERFAGAHAGVRVVRRRFRNAGASRAAGVAAAIRHLGSELLESTWLANTDADSQVPEDWFVRQLQFADAGWDAVLGSVEPDSEGMDPELLRSWHLRHPREERHGNVYGANLGVRASAYRQAGGFPPLLSSEDRALVERLRRRGFAITATDSMRVVTSGRTASRAPHGFGAYLRVLGVETAAALRAAEAGDAAGQLPAGSCPG
- a CDS encoding bifunctional PIG-L family deacetylase/class I SAM-dependent methyltransferase codes for the protein MVTFSHADDGTDEQAWANSGLAAIGELPLDPAELARMDFVVLAAHPDDESLGAGGLLARLTSAGAHVEVLLCSAGEASHPGSPTTTPQQLAAVRREEFAAAMAALGLADSWQFLDLPDSGLAQNRAVIAERLAEMISQRGAAEGGLVIVAPYRGDGHIDHDTLGAVAAEAAEAGSHGLLEYPIWYWLWATPEDTAWRNWNRLPLSPGEQRAKRAALHAHTSQLLPLSDQPGDEVLLSEQFLAHFSRPFEVFAWRPPVTGRRSARDAEAVFDALHRSTEDPWRYQDSWYEQRKRSLTLAALPEQKYDAGLEAGCSIGTLSEELAKRCGRFLAVDCSGTAVASAAERLARYPGAEARQLTLPEQWPEGSFDLIVVSEMGYYLPAVELEELFSRISGSLSPGGTLLLCHWRHPVAGWELDGDTVHALARSQLRWPSASIYRERDFVLETFIAPDQRDA